A section of the Primulina eburnea isolate SZY01 chromosome 1, ASM2296580v1, whole genome shotgun sequence genome encodes:
- the LOC140836668 gene encoding uncharacterized protein isoform X2, whose product MKKLLKPFDLGYEKIHACPNDCCLFRKELKELDSCPKCGSSRWKVDKVTFKVRKGVPEKVLRYFPVIPRFKRMFKSEEMAEDLIWHSNHKSQDHMMRHPVDSVAWDTINHKWPTFASDPRNLRLGLATDGFNPFGDLSSRYSCWPVILVNYNLPPLKCMSKENLMLTLLIPGPKQPGNDIDVYLEPLVEDLKELWDIGVEAFDAFSKSMFNLKAILMWTINDFPAYGNLAGCATKGKFGCPICGEDVCSMWLKYSRKFSYLGHRRFLAPDHPFREKKKWFNGKKERKGKPRTLTGLEIFNAVKVIENDWGKKKRSQNLNNAKRKRKTHDISKNVQKSDQMWKKKSIFFSLPYWSGLLLRHNLDVMHVEKNVCENIIGTLLNVKKKSKDGVNARKDLMHLNIRKELHPQEKGENMFHLPAAPYTLSKKEMNIFCSRLKKIKLPDGYSSNIGNCVSLEDHKLIGLKSHDCHVLMQQLLSVALKSLLPKGPRSALFLLCAFYNELCQRVLDRNRLEQLEENIAETLCMLERYFPPAFFTISVHLTIHLAREARLCGPVQFRWMYPFERFMKTLKEYVKNRARPEGCIAECYLAEERMRFCSAYIEKAASIGIRSNRNQDMENGLVEGRPISQGTEKILEDHVLEAAHRYVLFNTAEVEPYLHIKK is encoded by the exons ATGAAAAAGTTGTTGAAACCATTTGATTTAGGATATGAGAAGATTCATGCTTGCCCAAATGATTGTTGTCTATTTAGAAAGGAGCTCAAAGAATTAGACTCATGTCCCAAATGTGGTTCCTCAAGATGGAAGGTGGACAAAGTTACCTTCAAAGTTCGTAAAGGAGTTCCTGAAAAGGTGCTAAGGTATTTTCCTGTGATACCAAGATTTAAAAGGATGTTTAAATCAGAAGAAATGGCTGAAGATTTGATTTGGCACTCCAATCACAAAAGTCAAGATCATATGATGCGTCATCCAGTTGATTCAGTAGCTTGGGATACAATAAATCACAAGTGGCCTACTTTTGCATCAGATCCTAGAAATCTTCGTCTTGGTCTTGCAACAGATGGATTTAACCCTTTTGGTGACCTTAGTTCAAGATATAGTTGTTGGCCGGTTATCTTGGTAAATTACAATCTTCCACCACTGAAGTGCATGTCGAAGGAAAATCTTATGTTAACATTACTAATACCAGGTCCAAAGCAACCGGGAAATGATATAGATGTGTACTTGGAACCTCTTGTGGAGGATTTGAAGGAGTTGTGGGACATAGGTGTGGAGGCATTTGATGCATTTAGCAAGTCAATGTTCAATCTGAAGGCTATCTTGATGTGGACAATCAATGATTTTCCAGCTTATGGAAACCTAGCTGGATGTGCCACAAAAGGGAAATTTGGTTGTCCAATATGTGGTGAAGACGTATGTTCTATGTGGCTTAAGTATAGTAGAAAGTTTTCATACTTAGGCCACCGAAGATTTCTTGCTCCTGATCATCCGTTTCGTGAGAAAAAGAAGTGGTTTAATgggaaaaaagagagaaaaggaAAACCGAGGACTTTGACTGGCTTAGAAATTTTTAATGCGGTAAAAGTCATTGAAAATGACTGGGGAAAAAAGAAAAGGAGTCAGAATCTCAATAATGCAAAGAGAAAGAGAAAAACGcatgatatttcaaaaaatgtACAAAAATCAGATCAAATGTGGAAGAAGAAGTCAATTTTTTTCAGTTTGCCATACTGGAGT GGACTGCTGCTACGTCATAACTTAGATGTGATGCATGTTGAAAAGAATGTCTGCGAAAATATCATAGGCACATTGTTAAACGTGAAGAAAAAATCCAAAGATGGTGTGAATGCTCGCAAAGATTTGATGCACTTAAACATTAGAAAAGAATTACATCCTCAAGAGAAAGGGGAAAATATGTTTCACTTGCCTGCTGCACCTTACACATTGTCTAAAAAAGAAATGAATATATTTTGCTCTAGattgaagaaaataaagttaccTGATGGCTATAGCTCAAATATTGGTAACTGTGTTTCTTTAGAAGATCATAAGCTTATTGGGCTGAAATCTCATGATTGCCATGTTCTAATGCAACAATTGCTATCAGTAGCATTGAAAAGTCTTTTACCTAAAGGTCCACGTAGTGCTCTATTTTTATTGTGTGCATTCTACAATGAATTATGTCAAAGAGTGTTAGACAGGAACCGTTTAGAACAACTCGAGGAGAATATTGCTGAAACTCTTTGCATGTTGGAAAGGTATTTTCCACCCGCTTTCTTCACTATCTCGGTTCATTTGACAATTCATTTAGCAAGAGAGGCTCGCTTGTGTGGGCCTGTCCAATTCCGTTGGATGTATCCATTTGAAAg ATTTATGAAAACACTTAAAGAGTATGTGAAGAACCGAGCAAGGCCAGAGGGTTGCATAGCTGAGTGTTACCTTGCAGAAGAACGAATGCGATTTTGTAGTGCTTATATAGAAAAAGCGGCGAGTATTGGTATCCGTTCTAATCGGAATCAGGATATGGAGAATGGATTAGTGGAAGGTCGCCCAATTTCTCAAGGAACAGAAAAAATTTTAGAAGACCATGTGTTGGAAGCTGCACATCGATATGTGTTGTTCAATACTGCTGAAGTTGAGCCTTACTTACA CATTAAAAAATGA
- the LOC140836668 gene encoding uncharacterized protein isoform X3 — MSRLGQKRSKVSVDEVQENIANKLSRGDSNTPPNSSEYLRDKELIDDAKTNKKKGRGSSKFNLVSGQQQPKDLERNEFGQAIGDNSVKYASFLGCMVKEFVPYTLDRWNDLNEEMKNKMWRCLQLNYKVEEWEKHSIFQKLGKLWRDRKSKLQILIREVHDGRVASRDLCLLKPEFMDQNQWDLFVKKTLSPAFQEKSGKFKAMREKQRHNHTMSRRGYARLAHIMEQTSSADIPITRTKVWVEGHKKKNGQPSGEAVGEKMKEIEECAPESQNTANIAEDAISLVFGKEIRGRVRGMGFGVTPSKVGASLQQNGTIKQLQSMMHNLQQEVQQMRSIVFQNMRQQNEQEQVGSGGSIGVGNDIGSGCDINRPKKSGTADNVNQHQAASRSNLKNVSHGDIPENTKCKLLHWCGDGVVAEGRIASTDSTVKVHHVPLGGSCWKVWVDKVLVEQVDLIRPNSEMIFLDDAVGSTVAWFSKFIVLCD; from the exons ATGAGCAGATTGGGCCAAAAACGCAGCAAGGTATCTGTAGATGAAGTTCAg GAAAATATAGCTAATAAGCTATCGAGAGGGGACTCCAACACTCCACCTAATTCATCAGAATATTTGCGTGATAAAGAGCTAATTGATGACGCCAAAACTAATAAGAAAAAAGGAAGAGGTTCATCAAAGTTTAATTTGGTTAGTGGCCAACAACAGCCCAAAGATCTGGAACGTAATGAGTTTGGACAGGCAATTGGAGATAATTCGGTCAAGTACGCCTCTTTTCTAGGTTGCATGGTAAAAGAATTTGTGCCATATACATTAGATCGATGGAATGACTTAAACGAGGAAATGAAGAATAAGATGTGGCGCTGTCTTCAG TTGAACTATAAAGTTGAGGAGTGGGAGAAACATTCAATCTTTCAAAAGTTAGGTAAATTGTGGCGTGATAGAAAATCCAAACTCCAAATACTTATACGAGAAGTTCATGATGGTCGAGTGGCTTCACGAGATCTTTGTCTTTTGAAGCCCGAATTTATGGATCAAAACCAATGGGACTTGTTTGTAAAGAAGACACTATCACCAGCATTTCAA GAAAAGAGTGGAAAATTTAAGGCAATGAGGGAAAAGCAAAGACACAACCACACAATGAGCAGGAGAGGTTATGCCCGTTTAGCTCACATTAtg GAGCAAACAAGTTCTGCTGATATACCAATTACAAGAACAAAAGTATGGGTGGAAGGCCATAAGAAGAAAAATGGACAACCTAGTGGTGAAGCTGTTGGAGAAAAAATG AAAGAAATAGAAGAATGTGCACCTGAATCTCAAAACACTGCTAACATTGCTGAGGATGCAATTAGCCTTGTATTTGGGAAGGAAATTCGAGGTAGAGTGCGAGGAATGGGCTTTGGAGTTACACCTTCAAAAGTTGGAGCATCTTTGCAACAAAATGGAACTATTAAACAACTTCAAAGTATGATGCACAACCTTCAACAAGAAGTGCAACAAATGAGGTCCATTGTTTTCCAAAATATGAGGCAACAAAATGAGCAAGAACAG GTTGGTAGTGGTGGCAGTATTGGGGTTGGGAATGATATTGGTAGCGGTTGTGATATCAATCGTCCCAAAAAAAGTGGTACTGCTGATAATGTGAACCAACATCAAGCTGCATCTCGG TCAAATTTAAAGAATGTGAGTCATGGAGATATCCCTGAAAATACTAAATGTAAGTTGCTTCATTGGTGTGGTGATGGAGTTGTTGCTGAAGGTCGAATTGCATCCACAGATTCAACGGTAAAAGTGCATCATGTTCCTCTTGGTGGATCTTGTTGGAAAGTTTGGGTTGATAAAGTTCTTGTGGAGCAGGTAGACTTGATTCGACCGAATTCtgaaatgatatttttggaTGATGCTGTTGGAAGCACAGTAGCATGGTTTTCTAAATTTATCGTTTTGTGTGACTGA
- the LOC140836668 gene encoding uncharacterized protein isoform X6, with the protein MSRLGQKRSKVSVDEVQENIANKLSRGDSNTPPNSSEYLRDKELIDDAKTNKKKGRGSSKFNLVSGQQQPKDLERNEFGQAIGDNSVKYASFLGCMVKEFVPYTLDRWNDLNEEMKNKMWRCLQLNYKVEEWEKHSIFQKLGKLWRDRKSKLQILIREVHDGRVASRDLCLLKPEFMDQNQWDLFVKKTLSPAFQEKSGKFKAMREKQRHNHTMSRRGYARLAHIMEQTSSADIPITRTKVWVEGHKKKNGQPSGEAVGEKMKEIEECAPESQNTANIAEDAISLVFGKEIRGRVRGMGFGVTPSKVGASLQQNGTIKQLQSMMHNLQQEVQQMRSIVFQNMRQQNEQEQVGSGGSIGVGNDIGSGCDINRPKKSVKFKECESWRYP; encoded by the exons ATGAGCAGATTGGGCCAAAAACGCAGCAAGGTATCTGTAGATGAAGTTCAg GAAAATATAGCTAATAAGCTATCGAGAGGGGACTCCAACACTCCACCTAATTCATCAGAATATTTGCGTGATAAAGAGCTAATTGATGACGCCAAAACTAATAAGAAAAAAGGAAGAGGTTCATCAAAGTTTAATTTGGTTAGTGGCCAACAACAGCCCAAAGATCTGGAACGTAATGAGTTTGGACAGGCAATTGGAGATAATTCGGTCAAGTACGCCTCTTTTCTAGGTTGCATGGTAAAAGAATTTGTGCCATATACATTAGATCGATGGAATGACTTAAACGAGGAAATGAAGAATAAGATGTGGCGCTGTCTTCAG TTGAACTATAAAGTTGAGGAGTGGGAGAAACATTCAATCTTTCAAAAGTTAGGTAAATTGTGGCGTGATAGAAAATCCAAACTCCAAATACTTATACGAGAAGTTCATGATGGTCGAGTGGCTTCACGAGATCTTTGTCTTTTGAAGCCCGAATTTATGGATCAAAACCAATGGGACTTGTTTGTAAAGAAGACACTATCACCAGCATTTCAA GAAAAGAGTGGAAAATTTAAGGCAATGAGGGAAAAGCAAAGACACAACCACACAATGAGCAGGAGAGGTTATGCCCGTTTAGCTCACATTAtg GAGCAAACAAGTTCTGCTGATATACCAATTACAAGAACAAAAGTATGGGTGGAAGGCCATAAGAAGAAAAATGGACAACCTAGTGGTGAAGCTGTTGGAGAAAAAATG AAAGAAATAGAAGAATGTGCACCTGAATCTCAAAACACTGCTAACATTGCTGAGGATGCAATTAGCCTTGTATTTGGGAAGGAAATTCGAGGTAGAGTGCGAGGAATGGGCTTTGGAGTTACACCTTCAAAAGTTGGAGCATCTTTGCAACAAAATGGAACTATTAAACAACTTCAAAGTATGATGCACAACCTTCAACAAGAAGTGCAACAAATGAGGTCCATTGTTTTCCAAAATATGAGGCAACAAAATGAGCAAGAACAG GTTGGTAGTGGTGGCAGTATTGGGGTTGGGAATGATATTGGTAGCGGTTGTGATATCAATCGTCCCAAAAAAAGTG TCAAATTTAAAGAATGTGAGTCATGGAGATATCCCTGA
- the LOC140836668 gene encoding uncharacterized protein isoform X1: MKKLLKPFDLGYEKIHACPNDCCLFRKELKELDSCPKCGSSRWKVDKVTFKVRKGVPEKVLRYFPVIPRFKRMFKSEEMAEDLIWHSNHKSQDHMMRHPVDSVAWDTINHKWPTFASDPRNLRLGLATDGFNPFGDLSSRYSCWPVILVNYNLPPLKCMSKENLMLTLLIPGPKQPGNDIDVYLEPLVEDLKELWDIGVEAFDAFSKSMFNLKAILMWTINDFPAYGNLAGCATKGKFGCPICGEDVCSMWLKYSRKFSYLGHRRFLAPDHPFREKKKWFNGKKERKGKPRTLTGLEIFNAVKVIENDWGKKKRSQNLNNAKRKRKTHDISKNVQKSDQMWKKKSIFFSLPYWSGLLLRHNLDVMHVEKNVCENIIGTLLNVKKKSKDGVNARKDLMHLNIRKELHPQEKGENMFHLPAAPYTLSKKEMNIFCSRLKKIKLPDGYSSNIGNCVSLEDHKLIGLKSHDCHVLMQQLLSVALKSLLPKGPRSALFLLCAFYNELCQRVLDRNRLEQLEENIAETLCMLERYFPPAFFTISVHLTIHLAREARLCGPVQFRWMYPFERFMKTLKEYVKNRARPEGCIAECYLAEERMRFCSAYIEKAASIGIRSNRNQDMENGLVEGRPISQGTEKILEDHVLEAAHRYVLFNTAEVEPYLQMHIEELKQTDRRFLINETLLQKRHMETFAQWLSKHVCDNSSDRIQWLAHGPRKHVISYMGYIINGYRFHTIDVERSTQDSGVSIEADTVCQSSANDYSHTVGRVLYYGVIRDIVLLDYYSFKVPVFRCDWANHETGIKMEDGFTLVNLHQGLRTFEGDPFILASQAKQVFYSRDNDESNWYVLLKAPPRGMHNMSLLEEEAYTSSTPLDVSTLEINITEKEPYARNECEGIDVTDP, encoded by the exons ATGAAAAAGTTGTTGAAACCATTTGATTTAGGATATGAGAAGATTCATGCTTGCCCAAATGATTGTTGTCTATTTAGAAAGGAGCTCAAAGAATTAGACTCATGTCCCAAATGTGGTTCCTCAAGATGGAAGGTGGACAAAGTTACCTTCAAAGTTCGTAAAGGAGTTCCTGAAAAGGTGCTAAGGTATTTTCCTGTGATACCAAGATTTAAAAGGATGTTTAAATCAGAAGAAATGGCTGAAGATTTGATTTGGCACTCCAATCACAAAAGTCAAGATCATATGATGCGTCATCCAGTTGATTCAGTAGCTTGGGATACAATAAATCACAAGTGGCCTACTTTTGCATCAGATCCTAGAAATCTTCGTCTTGGTCTTGCAACAGATGGATTTAACCCTTTTGGTGACCTTAGTTCAAGATATAGTTGTTGGCCGGTTATCTTGGTAAATTACAATCTTCCACCACTGAAGTGCATGTCGAAGGAAAATCTTATGTTAACATTACTAATACCAGGTCCAAAGCAACCGGGAAATGATATAGATGTGTACTTGGAACCTCTTGTGGAGGATTTGAAGGAGTTGTGGGACATAGGTGTGGAGGCATTTGATGCATTTAGCAAGTCAATGTTCAATCTGAAGGCTATCTTGATGTGGACAATCAATGATTTTCCAGCTTATGGAAACCTAGCTGGATGTGCCACAAAAGGGAAATTTGGTTGTCCAATATGTGGTGAAGACGTATGTTCTATGTGGCTTAAGTATAGTAGAAAGTTTTCATACTTAGGCCACCGAAGATTTCTTGCTCCTGATCATCCGTTTCGTGAGAAAAAGAAGTGGTTTAATgggaaaaaagagagaaaaggaAAACCGAGGACTTTGACTGGCTTAGAAATTTTTAATGCGGTAAAAGTCATTGAAAATGACTGGGGAAAAAAGAAAAGGAGTCAGAATCTCAATAATGCAAAGAGAAAGAGAAAAACGcatgatatttcaaaaaatgtACAAAAATCAGATCAAATGTGGAAGAAGAAGTCAATTTTTTTCAGTTTGCCATACTGGAGT GGACTGCTGCTACGTCATAACTTAGATGTGATGCATGTTGAAAAGAATGTCTGCGAAAATATCATAGGCACATTGTTAAACGTGAAGAAAAAATCCAAAGATGGTGTGAATGCTCGCAAAGATTTGATGCACTTAAACATTAGAAAAGAATTACATCCTCAAGAGAAAGGGGAAAATATGTTTCACTTGCCTGCTGCACCTTACACATTGTCTAAAAAAGAAATGAATATATTTTGCTCTAGattgaagaaaataaagttaccTGATGGCTATAGCTCAAATATTGGTAACTGTGTTTCTTTAGAAGATCATAAGCTTATTGGGCTGAAATCTCATGATTGCCATGTTCTAATGCAACAATTGCTATCAGTAGCATTGAAAAGTCTTTTACCTAAAGGTCCACGTAGTGCTCTATTTTTATTGTGTGCATTCTACAATGAATTATGTCAAAGAGTGTTAGACAGGAACCGTTTAGAACAACTCGAGGAGAATATTGCTGAAACTCTTTGCATGTTGGAAAGGTATTTTCCACCCGCTTTCTTCACTATCTCGGTTCATTTGACAATTCATTTAGCAAGAGAGGCTCGCTTGTGTGGGCCTGTCCAATTCCGTTGGATGTATCCATTTGAAAg ATTTATGAAAACACTTAAAGAGTATGTGAAGAACCGAGCAAGGCCAGAGGGTTGCATAGCTGAGTGTTACCTTGCAGAAGAACGAATGCGATTTTGTAGTGCTTATATAGAAAAAGCGGCGAGTATTGGTATCCGTTCTAATCGGAATCAGGATATGGAGAATGGATTAGTGGAAGGTCGCCCAATTTCTCAAGGAACAGAAAAAATTTTAGAAGACCATGTGTTGGAAGCTGCACATCGATATGTGTTGTTCAATACTGCTGAAGTTGAGCCTTACTTACA GATGCACATTGAGGAGCTTAAACAAACAGATCGTCGTTTCTTAATTAATGAAACATTGTTACAAAAGCGACATATGGAAACATTTGCTCAATGGTTATCAAAACATGTTTGTGATAACTCATCAGACAGAATTCAATGGCTAGCACATGGTCCAAGAAAACATGTTATATCTTATATGGGTTATATTATAAATGGATATCGATTCCACACAATTGATGTTGAAAGGTCGACACAAGATAGTGGTGTTTCGATTGAAGCAGATACTGTTTGTCAGTCTAGTGCGAATGATTATTCACATACTGTTGGAAGAGTATTATACTATGGAGTTATACGAGATATTGTTTTACTAGACTACTATTCTTTCAAAGTTCCCGTTTTTAGGTGTGATTGGGCAAATCATGAAACTGGAATCAAAATGGAAGATGGTTTTACACTGGTCAACTTACACCAAGGTCTAAGAACTTTTGAAGGCGATCCTTTCATTTTAGCATCACAAGCAAAACAAGTATTCTATTCTAGAGACAATGACGAATCAAACTGGTATGTGTTGCTGAAAGCGCCGCCTCGGGGTATGCATAACATGAGTTTGCTTGAAGAGGAAGCCTATACATCATCAACACCTCTTGATGTGTCCACACTTGAGATTAACATTACTGAGAAAGAACCGTATGCGAGAAATGAGTGTGAGGGAATTGACGTGACTGATCCGTGA
- the LOC140836668 gene encoding uncharacterized protein isoform X4: MSRLGQKRSKVSVDEVQENIANKLSRGDSNTPPNSSEYLRDKELIDDAKTNKKKGRGSSKFNLVSGQQQPKDLERNEFGQAIGDNSVKYASFLGCMVKEFVPYTLDRWNDLNEEMKNKMWRCLQLNYKVEEWEKHSIFQKLGKLWRDRKSKLQILIREVHDGRVASRDLCLLKPEFMDQNQWDLFVKKTLSPAFQEKSGKFKAMREKQRHNHTMSRRGYARLAHIMEQTSSADIPITRTKVWVEGHKKKNGQPSGEAVGEKMKEIEECAPESQNTANIAEDAISLVFGKEIRGRVRGMGFGVTPSKVGASLQQNGTIKQLQSMMHNLQQEVQQMRSIVFQNMRQQNEQEQSNLKNVSHGDIPENTKCKLLHWCGDGVVAEGRIASTDSTVKVHHVPLGGSCWKVWVDKVLVEQVDLIRPNSEMIFLDDAVGSTVAWFSKFIVLCD, encoded by the exons ATGAGCAGATTGGGCCAAAAACGCAGCAAGGTATCTGTAGATGAAGTTCAg GAAAATATAGCTAATAAGCTATCGAGAGGGGACTCCAACACTCCACCTAATTCATCAGAATATTTGCGTGATAAAGAGCTAATTGATGACGCCAAAACTAATAAGAAAAAAGGAAGAGGTTCATCAAAGTTTAATTTGGTTAGTGGCCAACAACAGCCCAAAGATCTGGAACGTAATGAGTTTGGACAGGCAATTGGAGATAATTCGGTCAAGTACGCCTCTTTTCTAGGTTGCATGGTAAAAGAATTTGTGCCATATACATTAGATCGATGGAATGACTTAAACGAGGAAATGAAGAATAAGATGTGGCGCTGTCTTCAG TTGAACTATAAAGTTGAGGAGTGGGAGAAACATTCAATCTTTCAAAAGTTAGGTAAATTGTGGCGTGATAGAAAATCCAAACTCCAAATACTTATACGAGAAGTTCATGATGGTCGAGTGGCTTCACGAGATCTTTGTCTTTTGAAGCCCGAATTTATGGATCAAAACCAATGGGACTTGTTTGTAAAGAAGACACTATCACCAGCATTTCAA GAAAAGAGTGGAAAATTTAAGGCAATGAGGGAAAAGCAAAGACACAACCACACAATGAGCAGGAGAGGTTATGCCCGTTTAGCTCACATTAtg GAGCAAACAAGTTCTGCTGATATACCAATTACAAGAACAAAAGTATGGGTGGAAGGCCATAAGAAGAAAAATGGACAACCTAGTGGTGAAGCTGTTGGAGAAAAAATG AAAGAAATAGAAGAATGTGCACCTGAATCTCAAAACACTGCTAACATTGCTGAGGATGCAATTAGCCTTGTATTTGGGAAGGAAATTCGAGGTAGAGTGCGAGGAATGGGCTTTGGAGTTACACCTTCAAAAGTTGGAGCATCTTTGCAACAAAATGGAACTATTAAACAACTTCAAAGTATGATGCACAACCTTCAACAAGAAGTGCAACAAATGAGGTCCATTGTTTTCCAAAATATGAGGCAACAAAATGAGCAAGAACAG TCAAATTTAAAGAATGTGAGTCATGGAGATATCCCTGAAAATACTAAATGTAAGTTGCTTCATTGGTGTGGTGATGGAGTTGTTGCTGAAGGTCGAATTGCATCCACAGATTCAACGGTAAAAGTGCATCATGTTCCTCTTGGTGGATCTTGTTGGAAAGTTTGGGTTGATAAAGTTCTTGTGGAGCAGGTAGACTTGATTCGACCGAATTCtgaaatgatatttttggaTGATGCTGTTGGAAGCACAGTAGCATGGTTTTCTAAATTTATCGTTTTGTGTGACTGA
- the LOC140836714 gene encoding E3 ubiquitin-protein ligase SINAT2-like, translating to MTPVGGTYEGVVGSLNGNYDIAPESVELRVSPRRKVSTLTGANRGIASNTSVHELLECPVCMGVMYPPIHQCPNGHTLCSKCQSKVHCCPICRHELGNIRCLALEKVAESLELPCRYQILGCQDILSYHSRLRHEQNCRFRPYNCPYAGADCPVTGDIPFLVAHLKSDHKVDMHDGSTFNHRYVKSNAQDVENATWMLTVFNCYGHQFCLHFEAFSIGMAPVYMAFIRFMGDDHDAKKFSYSLEVGGNGRKMTWQGVPRSIRDSHSKVRDSMDGLIIQRNMALFFSGGNKQELKLKVAGRIWKEQS from the exons ATGACCCCTGTAGGTGGTACTTATGAAGGAGTAGTTGGATCTCTCAATGGAAATTACGATATTGCACCTGAAAGTGTGGAACTTAGGGTGTCTCCTCGTAGAAAAGTTTCGACTCTTACCGGTGCAAACCGTGGCATAGCATCAAATACCTCAGTTCATGAACTTTTGGAGTGCCCTGTCTGTATGGGAGTTATGTACCCCCCTATTCATCAG TGCCCAAATGGCCATACTTTATGCTCCAAGTGCCAGTCGAAGGTGCATTGTTGTCCAATATGTCGGCACGAGCTTGGGAACATAAGGTGTTTGGCATTGGAGAAAGTTGCGGAATCACTGGAACTGCCGTGCAGATACCAAATCCTAGGTTGTCAAGATATACTTTCCTATCATAGCAGGCTAAGACATGAACAGAATTGTAGGTTTCGTCCCTACAACTGCCCATACGCCGGAGCTGACTGTCCCGTTACTGGTGATATTCCATTCCTCGTGGCACATCTCAAGAGTGATCACAAAGTTGATATGCATGATGGGTCAACTTTTAACCACAGATACGTCAAGTCTAATGCCCAAGATGTTGAAAATGCCACATGGATGCTCACA GTTTTCAACTGTTATGGGCATCAGTTCTGCTTGCACTTCGAGGCTTTCAGTATAGGCATGGCCCCGGTTTACATGGCATTCATTCGTTTCATGGGGGATGATCATGACGCTAAAAAGTTCAGCTACAGCTTGGAGGTTGGTGGAAATGGCAGAAAGATGACATGGCAAGGAGTTCCGAGGAGCATTCGTGACAGCCACTCAAAAGTTCGAGACAGTATGGACGGGCTAATAATTCAGAGAAACATGGCCCTTTTTTTCTCTGGAGGTAACAAACAGGAGCTTAAGCTGAAAGTGGCCGGACGCATTTGGAAAGAACAATCATAA
- the LOC140836668 gene encoding uncharacterized protein isoform X5 has protein sequence MSRLGQKRSKVSVDEVQENIANKLSRGDSNTPPNSSEYLRDKELIDDAKTNKKKGRGSSKFNLVSGQQQPKDLERNEFGQAIGDNSVKYASFLGCMVKEFVPYTLDRWNDLNEEMKNKMWRCLQEKSGKFKAMREKQRHNHTMSRRGYARLAHIMEQTSSADIPITRTKVWVEGHKKKNGQPSGEAVGEKMKEIEECAPESQNTANIAEDAISLVFGKEIRGRVRGMGFGVTPSKVGASLQQNGTIKQLQSMMHNLQQEVQQMRSIVFQNMRQQNEQEQVGSGGSIGVGNDIGSGCDINRPKKSGTADNVNQHQAASRSNLKNVSHGDIPENTKCKLLHWCGDGVVAEGRIASTDSTVKVHHVPLGGSCWKVWVDKVLVEQVDLIRPNSEMIFLDDAVGSTVAWFSKFIVLCD, from the exons ATGAGCAGATTGGGCCAAAAACGCAGCAAGGTATCTGTAGATGAAGTTCAg GAAAATATAGCTAATAAGCTATCGAGAGGGGACTCCAACACTCCACCTAATTCATCAGAATATTTGCGTGATAAAGAGCTAATTGATGACGCCAAAACTAATAAGAAAAAAGGAAGAGGTTCATCAAAGTTTAATTTGGTTAGTGGCCAACAACAGCCCAAAGATCTGGAACGTAATGAGTTTGGACAGGCAATTGGAGATAATTCGGTCAAGTACGCCTCTTTTCTAGGTTGCATGGTAAAAGAATTTGTGCCATATACATTAGATCGATGGAATGACTTAAACGAGGAAATGAAGAATAAGATGTGGCGCTGTCTTCAG GAAAAGAGTGGAAAATTTAAGGCAATGAGGGAAAAGCAAAGACACAACCACACAATGAGCAGGAGAGGTTATGCCCGTTTAGCTCACATTAtg GAGCAAACAAGTTCTGCTGATATACCAATTACAAGAACAAAAGTATGGGTGGAAGGCCATAAGAAGAAAAATGGACAACCTAGTGGTGAAGCTGTTGGAGAAAAAATG AAAGAAATAGAAGAATGTGCACCTGAATCTCAAAACACTGCTAACATTGCTGAGGATGCAATTAGCCTTGTATTTGGGAAGGAAATTCGAGGTAGAGTGCGAGGAATGGGCTTTGGAGTTACACCTTCAAAAGTTGGAGCATCTTTGCAACAAAATGGAACTATTAAACAACTTCAAAGTATGATGCACAACCTTCAACAAGAAGTGCAACAAATGAGGTCCATTGTTTTCCAAAATATGAGGCAACAAAATGAGCAAGAACAG GTTGGTAGTGGTGGCAGTATTGGGGTTGGGAATGATATTGGTAGCGGTTGTGATATCAATCGTCCCAAAAAAAGTGGTACTGCTGATAATGTGAACCAACATCAAGCTGCATCTCGG TCAAATTTAAAGAATGTGAGTCATGGAGATATCCCTGAAAATACTAAATGTAAGTTGCTTCATTGGTGTGGTGATGGAGTTGTTGCTGAAGGTCGAATTGCATCCACAGATTCAACGGTAAAAGTGCATCATGTTCCTCTTGGTGGATCTTGTTGGAAAGTTTGGGTTGATAAAGTTCTTGTGGAGCAGGTAGACTTGATTCGACCGAATTCtgaaatgatatttttggaTGATGCTGTTGGAAGCACAGTAGCATGGTTTTCTAAATTTATCGTTTTGTGTGACTGA